A region from the Silene latifolia isolate original U9 population chromosome 7, ASM4854445v1, whole genome shotgun sequence genome encodes:
- the LOC141589969 gene encoding uncharacterized protein LOC141589969 has translation MALPKHSFTAWLILNNALMLKDQLAHIQISQDDLCCLCQLATEIHKHLIEECHFSKSLLQGTGLWLESDIDQKNALIAIARKRWSAIRKKLCIAAVLACWYMVWMQRNGARIHGSVTRPELVVQQIRSMIVSRFHECKPRVVCPKDRIWLCKVHLI, from the coding sequence ATGGCTCTACCAAAGCATTCTTTTACTGCCTGGCTAATCTTAAATAATGCGCTTATGCTGAAAGATCAACTGGCTCATATTCAGATTTCACAGGATGATTTGTGTTGCCTGTGCCAGTTAGCTACTGAAATTCATAAACATTTGATTGAGGAGTGTCACTTTAGTAAGAGTCTGCTGCAAGGTACTGGACTTTGGCTGGAGTCTGATATTGATCAGAAGAATGCCCTGATTGCTATTGCTAGGAAGAGATGGAGTGCAATTCGTAAGAAGCTGTGTATTGCTGCTGTTTTGGCTTGTTGGTACATGGTTTGGATGCAAAGAAATGGTGCACGTATTCATGGAAGTGTTACCAGGCCTGAACTGGTAGTACAGCAGATTAGAAGTATGATTGTTAGCAGATTCCATGAGTGTAAACCTAGAGTAGTTTgtccaaaagatagaatttggTTATGTAAGGTGCATCTCATTTGA